A region from the Acyrthosiphon pisum isolate AL4f chromosome A1, pea_aphid_22Mar2018_4r6ur, whole genome shotgun sequence genome encodes:
- the LOC100168218 gene encoding acylamino-acid-releasing enzyme, protein MAQLDKVVAAYRVTAQYPEVISAKILNCSKDSVSVHSVWMQKVLERQAVIKFRQTVFSDYKTYTLTSPPTDITNELISAHSKSTKYFCVVREIESGKDIKQYLEVWADCSLVKNYDLSALDVHGKIYADAEFGTLEWSPDETKIVYIAEKKVPKSEPFYKQKPKASADKDGVDNSDIVPGKEYDWSQDWGEQLVGKITPVLVVCDIKTDTIDVLSNIPNDVNPAAATWTPDGKGVVAIGHTITSRKLGLIYCANSPSIVFSLALDGQYDVLSSNSEQLCVRYPRFNKNGNKLVWLERLAGGPHSSCFKLISCNWSTKEISTVVDFDNQILHNTSDYNEELPFYGLYDLAIPRNCWLNDDKTLVLSTPQGGSIHTFAIDTESKDIHYLPITKPFHECVSVLDVCNDVLVCYKSSLNKPGQLFAIKFLSTFEAYDFTNISINEISPSHCLPNSDNFVVEHGYTLYNKPTTIFYGPKNSNCPLIIWPHGGPHLSSLNFFRADIAFFVQIGFAVLFINYRGSTGLGKDYVESLIGKIGDFDVKDVYNALQSNSLWSNRKLVLFGGSHGGFLVTHLSGQYPEMFKAVCALNPVTDLITMFGSTDIPDWTITEAGYNFSEVDSLANSKEILMKLADCSPCKNVHKVQAPTLLLLGEKDLRVLPCLGLAYYHLLKKHGVTARVLMYNDCHPLSTVAADMDSLINAALWFIKYLNSDFEKSIN, encoded by the exons atggctcaa TTGGATAAAGTTGTGGCAGCATATCGCGTGACCGCACAATATCCAGAAGTAATATCTGCTAAAATACTTAATTGCTCGAAAGATTCTGTTAGTGTTCATTCTGTTTGGATGCAAAAAGTTTTGGAAAGGCAAGCAGTGATCAAGTTCCGGCAAACTGTCTTTTCAGATTATAAGACGTATACCTTAACGTCACCGCCGACTGATATAACaaatga GTTGATAAGCGCGCACTCCAAATCAACCAAGTATTTTTGTGTGGTTAGAGAAATCGAATCTGGAAAGGATATCAAACAGTACTTAGAAGTATGGGCAGATTGTTCTctggtaaaaaattatgatttgagcGCTTTAGATGTGCATGGAAAAATTTATGCTGAtg ctgaATTTGGAACTTTGGAGTGGTCTCCTGATGagacaaaaattgtttatattgctGAGAAAAAAGTTCCAAAGTCAGAaccattttataaacaaaaacctAAAGCGTCGGCTGATAAAGACGGTGTAGATAATAGTGACATTGTGCCG ggtAAAGAATATGATTGGAGCCAAGATTGGGGTGAACAGTTGGTAGGAAAGATTACTCCAGTTTTGGTGGTATGTGATATAAAAACAGATACTATAGATGTTCTTTCAAATATTCCAAATGATGTTAATCCTGCTGCGGCAACATGGACACCTGATGGAAAAGGAGTCGTGGCAATTGGACATACAATCACATCTCGTAAATTAGGTCTAATTTACTGTGCCAATAGTCCTAGCATTGTATTTTCTCTCGCATTAGATGGCCAATATG atGTGTTGAGTTCCAATTCAGAACAATTGTGTGTGAGGTATCCCAGGTTTAATAAGAATGGTAATAAGCTGGTATGGTTAGAACGCTTAGCAGGAGGACCACATAGTTCATGCTTTAAACTTATCTCTTGTAATTGGTCTACAAAAGAg ATTTCTACGGTTGTTGATTTTGACAATCAAATACTTCACAATACTAGTGATTATAATGAAGAATTACCATTCTATGGACTATATGATCTGGCAATACCAAGAAATTGTTGGCTGAATGATGATAAAACCCTTGTATTGAGCACTCCTCAGGGAGGCTCGATACATACATTTGCTATTGACACTG aatctaAAGATATCCATTATCTTCCAATCACAAAACCGTTTCATGAATGTGTTAGTGTATTAGATGTTTGCAATGATGTTTTAGTTTGTTATAAATCATCGCTTAATAAGCCTGGACAATTATTTGCTATCAAATTTCTTTCTACGTTTGAAGCATATGATTTTACCAATATTTCCATTAACGAAATTTCGCCATCTCATTGTCTTCCTAATAGTGACAACTTTGTTGTTGAGCATGGTTATACTCTTTACA ataaacCTACTACAATTTTCTATGGACCAAAAAATAGTAATTGCCCTTTAATTATATGGCCTCATGGTGGCCCACATTTATCATCTTTAAACTTTTTCAGAGCAGATATTGCATTCTTTGTTCAGATAG gTTTTGCcgtgttatttatcaattacaGAGGATCGACAGGCTTAGGTAAAGATTATGTTGAATCATTAATTGGTAAAATAGGTGATTTTGACGTCAAAGATGTTTATAATGCACTTCAGTCTAATTCATTGTGGTCCAATAGAAAATTGGTGTTATTTGGTGGTTCACATGGTGGGTTTTTGGTTACACATTTAAGTGGACAGTATcca GAAATGTTTAAAGCAGTATGTGCTCTGAACCCTGTTACTGATTTGATTACTATGTTTGGGTCAACTGATATTCCTGACTG GACCATTACAGAAGCTGGTTACAATTTCTCTGAAGTAGATAGCTTGGCGAATTCCAaagaaattttaatgaaattagcaGATTGTTCGCCGTGCAAAAACGTTCATAAAGTTCAAGCTCCTACACTTTTATTACTTGGTGAAAAAGATTTGCGTGTTCTTCCATGTCTGGGTCTGGCATATTACCATCTTCTTAAAAAGCATGGCGTTACAGCTAG agtGTTGATGTACAATGACTGCCATCCATTAAGCACTGTTGCCGCTGACATGGATAGTTTGATAAACGCAGCACTATGGTTTatcaagtatttaaatagtgattttgaaaaatcaatcaactaa